DNA sequence from the Candidatus Kaistella beijingensis genome:
ATATCTAATATTTGTGACGAAGTCGCAACTATTTTATGAAATTTGAAATTAATTCAAAATATTAATTTGTATATGTTAAATTTTTTTAACATATTTGTCCTCTAAAATATTAAATAGTGTTAATATGAATGTAAAATTACGAGTTTTAAGTATCGGTGTTTTGTTCTTTGCAGGGCATTCACTTGTTGCTCAAAAAGCAAAAGCTGATACCACAACTAAAACAAAAGACATCGCAGAAGTTGTTTTGATTGGGGGTATCAAACTTGATCCCGCTCAAAAGGTGGGGGCATATAATACCGTTTCAAAAGCGAATTTTGAATCTACGCCGTTTTCTACCGTTGATGAAGTATTAAATGGTAGAGTTGCAGGATTGAATTTCTCCGCAGCCAGCGGTGATCCGGGATCTTCAAGTATGGTGACCGTACGTGGTGTAAGTTCGTTGCTTGGTACACCAAACCCCCTGTATGTTATTGACGGTGTAGTGGTAGGAAAAGGTTCAGATAACGCTTCATTGATGGAATCATGGAATCCATTGTCATCGATCGATCCAAATGCAATCGAAAAAGTTGACGTTTTGAAGGATGCATCCGCTACCGCATTGTACGGATCCAGAGGAGCAAACGGCGTAATCTTGATTACTACGAAGAAAGGTAAATATAACCAAAAGACCCGATTCGAGTTTTCTACAGAAACCGGTGTTCAGGATAGAGCTTTCGATAAGATGCAGCTTATGACCGCCGATGAATATATCAAGTACGGAGGAATCTTGATGTGGAACAGCCAGACTCAGTTAGGAACTACTTTCAGCAATCTTGAGCAGGCCACCAATTATTTCCTTAACAGTTATGAGCCTGGATACAAAAATCAGGGTACAACAGATTGGGTAAAAGCCGTGAACAGAACTTCATCCGTTGTTAACACTTACAACTTTGGAGTTTCGGGAGGTGGTGAAAATACATCATTTAGAATTGGGGGATCTTATTATGAAAACCTACCACTAATTAAAACTTCAGAATTTGATAGACTAAGTGTTAATGCAGCTATTGATCATAAAGCTTCGGATAAGTTAAAATTTGGTTTGAATTTGAATTATTCAAATATTAAGAGGAGTACCTATTTCGGAGGAAGAGCTTCAGCAAACCCTGTAACTTCCTCTATTATGATTTCTCCTTTAAGAACAGTTTATAATGAAGATGGAAGCTATAACCAAAATTTGGGAGAGGGCTCACCAACGCCAGGTTTTAACCCAGTGTCAATCCTTAATGAGACCAGTCAGAATTCCACCATTAATACCATCATTGCATCGGCAAATGCTGATTATCAGTTTGCTAAAAATTTCTATTTTAATTCTCTCTTTGGTGCGCAGGCGCAGTTTATGAAAGAGATGCAAGTGGTTCTTGCTGGTCACCCTGTATACACAATCATGTCTACAACTCAGGGTTTCTTAGGTGATTTCCGAAGCACTATGCTTGATTGGAACTGGGTGAATACTTTCAGCTATCGTAACATTTTTGCTGGAAAACATAATCTTCAGGTTTATGTAGGAACAGAATATCAGGATCATACCTATAACAACCTAAGTTTGCAAACTTTTTCCATGAATGATCCGCGTCCTTATTTCATTTTTTCAGATGAAGTATTGGGAGATAACACTGATTTAAGATGGAGACAGATTTCTTATTTTAGCCGTTTAAATTATACCCTTAATAATAAATACACCCTTTCCGGACAGTTCCGAAGAGACGGTAATTCAACTTTGGGAGACAAGAAATTTGGTAACTTCTGGTCTGTAGGTGGTTCATGGGCGGTTCATAACGAGCCTTTTCTGCCGGATTTATTTTCTTCTCTTACTTTAAGGGCAAGTTACGGTATTTTGGGGAACATTCCTTATGCAGATCAATGGGGAAGCCAATACAACCAATTTGCAACATTAGGTTATAACTCAACCATTGGTTGGGGTGGTTATGGTGGTTACGGAGGTATTTCAACACCAGGTAATAAAAATTTGGTTTGGGAAGAATCAGGACATTTTGATGTTGGTGCAGATATCGGATTCTTTAACGACCGTTTGAAATTTAATCTAGATTACTACAATAAAATTACAGATAAAGCAATTTTCTTCGCAAATCCGGCACTTGAAGCAGGTGGTCCCGACTCATTTTATGCAAATGTTGGAACCATCCGTAACAGAGGTTTTGAAATGGTGATTGACGCATCTCCAGTAAGAAATGAAAACTTTAGCTGGAATATTAATGCAAACGGATCATATGGTAAATCAATTGTAACTGATTTAAACGTTGATTTAAAGCAGTTTAAAGGAGATACTTCCGACGGTAGCAACGAACTTGTTGCCTTGGCTCCAGGACATCTTTTAGGCGAATATTACACTTGGTTATGGGCAGGTGTTGCACAACAGGACGATCCGTCTAAAGGAATTAAAGCTGGTGACGCGCTTTGGTACACCGATGGAACTCAAACGGATGTGACAAACAAAAAAACAGATGCTAAAGAAGCATGGATAGGTAAAAACGCATTCCCGACCTATAACGTAGGGCTCACCAATGAATTTAAGTATAAAAACTTCTCGTTAAGTTTCATGCTTTCGGGTCAGTTCGATTTTCTTGTTCAAAACGGAGTGCATTCATACACCATCCATGATGGTAGATTCCCATCAAGAAATCAGATCGTAGATGCATTGTATGACAGTTGGACAGATGCTCCTGGTGCTGAAAACTACAGTACTACTAATCCAAAAGCAATTGTTGGTAACCCATCTAACTCTAGACTTGAATCCAGCAGATTTTTGAACAAAGGAGATCATATCAGATTAAAAGAAATGAAAGTTTCCTATTCCTTCGGTGAAATGTTTAAAAACTCTACAGGTATTAATAATTTAACAATTTACGCAAGAGGTACAAACCTTTTGACTTATGTGTTTGATAAAGATCTGAATTACGACCCAGAGTCAACATCCAATTCATGGTCTTGGTTGGGCAAAGGTAGATATTGGTACGCATCACCGGTAATCAGAACGATATCAATGGGTATTCAACTCGGTTTCTAACAAAAAATTTAATTTAAAATGAAAAAATATTTTTTAATATTATCAACACTGCTCTTTCTTTTTGTGCATAATTCCTGCAGCGAAAGAGATTTGGACTTATTTCCGCCGGATAAAGATGAGATCGATGCAGTAAACACAGAAGCAAAGCTTCAACAACTTCTTAACGGTTCTTATTTAACTATGGCCTCATCTAACGTATTTGGCACAGAGGTTATGCTATTTGGTGACCTTATGGGTGATAAGCTTTTCGTTTCCAACTCCAACTCCTCTTATTTGAATACGTATAACTTCAACTATAATGGAGGCCAGAACGATTTCGGCTTTTACGGAAGTTTGTACGATGCCATCATGAAATGTAACATCGTTATTAACAGCACAAAAGTTCCTGCTAGTTCAAACTTGACAAGAATTAAAGGAGAGGCAAAAATTCTTAGAGCTTTTGCGTACTTTACTTTGGTAAACTATTACTCACCAACGCCAACTTCTGGAATCAACCAGGAGTACGGAGTTCCTTTGGTTTTGGATGATTATGAAGTAAATATTCAGCCTGCAAGAGCAACAGTTGCACAGGTTTACGACCAAATTATTAAAGATTTGAAAGATGGTGCAGTGCAGGCCGATGCTTCGGCGCTCAATCCTGCAACTAATGCCAGTAGTAAAGTTCGTTTTACGCAAACTGCTGCAAAACTTCTACTTTCAAGGGTTTATTTGACAAGAAGAGCTCCCGGAGACGCTGAGTTAGCTTTGCAGTATGCAACAGAAATTGTAAACAATTCCAATGCATCATTTGCTAAGATTGACGCACTTGCCCCAACTATTCCAAAGGATCTTAATAATCCTGATGCTCCTTTTGATCTCACTCCAAAATATGTAAGCTATTTTTCAGGTGCAAAAGAGGAATTCGCTGAAGGACAGCCTGAAACGATTTGGGAGCTTGATCTAAATAATAATACCAATTTAGTAACTGGAATCGGATCTAATATTTCGCTCCCATGTTATTATAACAGAACAGATTCTAGAAAATGTTTGTTGTTTAACCAAGCTTTTTATCAAAGTTTTCCAGCAACGGATGTTAGAAGAGGAAGTTCCACAACTGGCTTGTTGACGAGCTTGGGAGTTCCGGTACAGGATAACCCACGTGGTTATTGGACCAACAAGTATCCAAGATTCACGCAAGAAGGAAACTATTTCAGAAATATTAAGGTATTAAGATTTGCTGAGGCTCAGCTAAACAGAATTGAAGCGCTTCACTTAACAGGTCAAAACGCACTTGCTTTAACCGAATTAAATGCGTTTGCCGCATCCAGAGGTGGTTCCACGTATACGGGAACAAATCTCCTGAACGATATCCTCACTGAAAAGGCAAAAGAATTTTATGGTGAAGGACAAAGATTTTTAGATTTAAAACGTTACAATTTGCCTGTTGTTAAAACATCCAACTGTACAGTGAACTGTAACATTCCGGCAAATGACAAACTGTTCGTATTGCCGATCGACCAAACTGTATTAAATGCAAATGCTAACTTGACTCAATATCCAGGTTACAATTAATACTTATTTTCTTGGAAATTTTAAGAGCGGGATTTATAAAAAATCCGGCTCTTTTTTATTTATTCAGATTTCTTACATTTGTACACCAAAGAAAAATAATGAAGTATTTGCTGCTCTGTTTTATGTTTTTCAGCTTTTGCGCAAGGTCGCAAGTGGTCAACAAAACCGACTCAAACCGAGTCAAACCTCAAGATACACTGGTCATTGATTCCGGACGTAAAGATTCATTGAAAATCTTTAAGCCGACTATTTACGACTATAAATATCAAACAAGATTTTCAGGAAAGAAAATTTTCGACACAGTCTTCACTCAAGACAAAACCTTCATTTTTACGCAATATAACAATCGGGACAATTTCGGGAATATTCAGTTTGAGAATATTGGTTCAGGATTTAATCCGTTGGTTTATAGCGTAAATACAGAAAAAAATTTATCACTTCTTCCTAAAAGGAAATCGTTCTTTATCCTCGGGATTAATGACATCAAATATTATGATGTGAAAACTCCCACAACCGCCTTCATTTATCATAATTCTGTGAGCAGTGGTGCAGCTTTGCAATCCACTTACACCCAAAACATTGGGAAAAATTTCAACTTTGCGGTTGAGTATATGGGGCTTCGCTCGCTTGGAAAATATCAGTACGATTTGGCTTCCAACAACAATATCATTTTTTCGGGACATTTTACTTCAAAAAATAACAAGTACGAAGTGTTTGCTCATTACCTTCACCAAAACGTAAACAATCAGGAAAATGGCGGTGTTGCAGACATCAGCTTATTTCTTAGCGATAACACCAATTTCAATAACCGACTCAACCTTCCCGTAAATCTTTCTCATTCAGATTCCCGTTTTTCTTACAGGAGGTATTATTTCAGTCACGAGTTCCGTCCTTTTGCTTCCGAAAAATTTCCGTTCAAAATTCGCCACACGATTTTTCATCAGGGAAATAAATATTACTACAACCAATCACAATTGGAGCCGTATTATTTAACGCAACAATCTGATTTAATTGATTATCCGCTTTCCTCGAAGAAATATTCAGAAAATTTAAGCAACACGGTAAGTGTACTTTTCGATAAGGAGAACTTCAAACTCGATGCAGGAGTTCGCCATCAATTAATTAAGTTTGGAATTGGAACCGCACTTCCAACATCGTTCAACATTCCACAAGAATTGTCTGAAAACAGAATTGGCGCAGTTGGAAATCTTTTAGTAAAACTTTGGGACAAAGTAGAAGTCAATTCCAACCTCGAATTTTCAAACGGGAATGAATTTGGAAGTTTTCTACGTTCTCAAAACTTACTAAAGTTTGAGCCTATTAAAGACTATTTCGTCAATGCGAAGGTGAATTTCCAAACCGCTTCACCCACTTTTAATTTGTTAATTAATCCTTCCGTTTACAAGAAATTCAATTATTATTTGGAAAATCCAAAGAACGAAACCATTACCGAAATTGGCGGGGATGTCAATCTAAAATGGTTTAAAAGTTCTGTTTTTGCAAACTATTTTAGAATCGATAATTATACTTATTTAGATTCAAATGCCCTTCCACAACAAAGCAGTTCGTCATTAAATATTTCTCAAATCGGCGGTGAAGCCACATTTTCTTACGGCAAATTTCATCTGAATCCCAGAGTGCTTTTTCAAAGTGCTTTAAGCAACAAAGATTTATATCCGATGCCGAATTTTGTAGGACGAGTCAACTTTTTTTGGCAATCGAAAGCCTTTAAAGATGCAGCAGAAATTCAGGCAGGAATCAAAGTTTATTATTTCACAAAATATCCATCCAACGAATATTTCCCGATTTTGAACGAGTTTATCTCATCAAACCCGAGTTCCTATTCCATCGGCGGACAACCAATTGGCGACGTTTATTTTAACTTGAAGGTGAAAAGAATGTTCTTCTTCATTGAAGGACAACACCTGAACCAAACCTTCATGAAAAACAAATCTTTCACCGCTCCCAATTATCCGATATCCGATTTTAGGTTGAATTTGGGCATTGTTTGGTATCTTTTCAGTTAGAATTTTACATGAAAAAATTCAAGCCGAATTATGATGACGGAATCTGGAAAGGAGCTCCCGAAATTCTTTCGGAAAAGCGTGGGACTTGTGAAACAGGGAAACAGTAGCAGAAAAATTAAAGTGGGAAAATGTGCGGGGAAACAGAATTTTAGGTTTGAAATTTAGAAGACAAGATCCAATAAGCCTTTAAATTGCAGATTTTTATTGCCATAAATTAAAACTTATTATCGAAATTGACGGCGGCTATCATTTTACAAAAAAACAAATTATCAAAGATGAGGAAAGAACAGAAATTCTGAACTCAAATGCACTTGAAATAATTAGATTTAAAAATGAAGAAAGAAATTTTTGAGACGAAATAGGTTTAAAAAAAATATATTTTAAATTGAAAAAACTCCTCAACATACCATTTACAGAAATTGAAAGCATTCCGCTTTTAATCAAAGATTTTTTAGAAAAAAGAATTATTGGTTTTGAGAACAATGTTTTTAATGAAGAAAATATTGAAAAACAATTTCAATTAAAGAGAAATTCATTCAGCCAGGAAGAAAGAAAAATTTTAACTAAAGTTTTAGTTCAACAATATTCCGGTTTTCAATTATCTGTGAAACAACAGGAAAATTTGAAGTTTTTAGAAAACGAAAACACCTTTACCGTAACGACCGGGCATCAATTAAACCTCTTCACAGGTCCCGTTTTTTTCGTTTACAAAATCTTACAGACCATAAAATTTTCAGCTTATCTAAACCAAAAGTTTCCCGAAAAGAATGTAGTTCCTATTTTTTGGATGGCTTCAGAAGACCACGATTTTGCCGAAATCAACCACTTTAAAACCGAAAATCATTACTACGAAACCAAGGCGAAATCAGGTGGAGTGGTAGGAAAAATTTTGGTGGAAGATGATTTTTTCATTTCCGAATTTGAGAATGAATTTAAAGATTCTGTTTTCGGTACCGAATTGATTTTGTTGATGAGGAAAGCCTACAAAAAAGGAAATTCTTTATCAGAAGCGACAAGAATTCTGGTTCAAGAACTTTTTGCCGATTACGGTTTAATCGTGATTGATGGTGATGACGTTTATTTAAAAAGTGAAATGAAAAAAGTTTTCAAAAACGAACTTCTCCACCATGAATTATTCGAAACCACGAAAGAGACGGTAGATTTTCTAACCGAAAAATACGGAAAAGTCCAGGTCAATCCACGTGAAATCAACTTGTTTTATTTAACCGAGACCCGAAATCGAATTGAATTTAAAAACGATAAATTCCACGTTATAGACACCGTTATTTCCTTTTCTAAAGACGAAATTTTAAAAGAACTTGAAAATCACCCTGAAAAGTTTAGTCCAAACGCGTTGATGCGTCCCGTATATCAGGAAACGGTTTTGCCCAATCTTGCCTACATTGGTGGAAATGCGGAAATCATGTATTGGTTGGAATTGAAAAATTATTTCGAATCAATAAATCTTCCCTTTCCGATTTTAATTCCTAGAAATTCGATGTTATTCATTTCAGAAAAAACACTCGATAAAACTAAAAATTTAAGTTTAAAATTAACGGACTTTTTCAGAAACTTCGCTTCAGTGACCAAAGAAGTTTTAATGGAAAACAATGAAATTCTTCCTCTTTTAGAGGCGAAAGAAAAAACATTGAAAACTCACTTTGATGAAATTTCAGCGAAAGCAGAACTCACCGATAAAACTTTCGGAAACCTTGTGAATGCTGAAAAAACTCGACAGTTGAAATCGTTTGAACGAATGAAAAAGCGACTTCTTCGTGCAGAAAGAATCAAACAGAAAGAAAAACTGGAGCGTCTGGAAAATTTATTTCTAAAAATTCATCCCGGAAAAAATTGGCAGGAAAGAGTCTTTAATTTCGCGGTGTTTTATTCGGAATTAGGACGAGAATGGCTTCAATATTGTTACGAGGAAATGGATGTGGAAAGATCGGAATTAATAATTCTTTCGATTTAATTTTAAAGCACTATTTTTGTAAATTATTATACAAAAGATGATTAGGAAAATCTTCATTTTATCAAGTTTAATCACGTTCTCTGCAGTTTTTGCACAGAAAACCCATACGGTTGTAAAAGGCGACAATCCATACAATATTTCCAAAAAATACGGGATGAGTTTGGACGAGTTGTTTAAACTTAACCCCAAATTCAAAGACGGAAAATTGGCGATTGGCGATGTTCTTACGGTTAACAAATCTGTAAAAACGTCGGCAATAAAAACTGCAGCTACTCAAAAACCAAAAGAAGTTTCTACAAAACCTGTTGTTACTGCAACGGGAACTTTAGGTAAAATAGTTTTGCAGCCAAAGCAAACGATTTATGGCATTACCAAACAATATCAAATTTCTGAAACCGAATTAAGGAGGCTTAATCCTGATTTGGATTCACACATGAAAATTGGTGAAGAAATCGTTTTGCCTTTAGAAAATATCAAAAAATTTGGAGGAACTCAAGTCGTTGTAAAAGAAACGGTTAACGAAATAAAAGCAGAAACCAAAACCGAAACTGCGGTTGTTTCTAGTAAATCAGCAGATGAAAATTCGTATGTAGTTGAAGCAAAGGATAATTACTACAAACTCACGAGAAAATTCAACCTTACCCAAAAAGAGCTTTTCGCGATGAATCCGGGATTGGAAGCGAAAGGTTTGCAACCGGGTGATGTAATTAAGGTGAAAAATGACGGTTCAGTTATTGTAAAAAATGAAGAACCGAAACCGACACCTGTTTCTCAAACTTCTTCCCAAAACACATCCACAAATACATATTCATCTGCTTCAACATCCGATGATTACGTTACTTACACAGTTCAAGATGGTGACACTGTTTTTGGTCTTTTAAATAAATTCGGAATTACGTTGGATGAATTATTAAGTTTAAATCCAAATCTTTCCAACGGATTAAAAACCGGAATGGTTTTGAAAATCAAAAAATTGGATTCAGCTTATGTAAAAAAATCAGGAGATGCGCTGAATGTGGTTTTGATGCTTCCTTTTGGTTTTGACAGTAATGATTCCAAATACAGAACCCTTGCTTTAGATTTTCTTTCCGGAGCAAAATTGGCAATTGAAAGAAGTGCAAAAAGCGGACAGAAATTAGATGTAAAAGTTGTTGATGCAGGAAACGAAGAGAGTTTCAGAAACTCTTTAACTCAAATTAATAAAGACAATACGGATTTAATCATTGGCCCCTTCTTCAAATCAAACGTTTTGGAAGTTTTGAATTTTGTGAAAGACCAAAAAATTCCGGTTGTTTCGCCATTTGCAAATTCTGAAGATTTGTTGGGTTATAGCAATTTGGTGATTGTCGAGACGAATGATATGGTTTATGCAGACCGAATTGTGAAGGAAGTAAAAGACGCTTACTCCGACCAAAAAATCTACATCGTTGCAGATGCCGACAAATCGAAAGCAAACTATTTGAAGACCAATCTTGAAAAAGAGTTGAAAAATGCCAATGTAATTATTGTAAATTCACCATTGGATATTCAGGAGGATAAAAATATGATGACTGGTCAATCAGCACCTGTTATTGGAATTTTGGCCAATAATTCTGATGCTGTTGGTGATTCTTTCGCAACAAGAATGATTGCCTTAAGTAAGGAAGTTTCCGGAATCAAATCGTTTAGTTTGTATTATTCACCTGTTTTTGAGAAAAAAGTGGATGAGTTAAGCCAAGCGAATTTGGTTTATCTAATGGATAGAAAAATCAATACCGATGGTGATTTCGAGAAAGAAATTCTATCAGATTACCGACAAAAATATTGTAAAACGCCATCAAAATATTCGGTAATTGGTTTCGATGTGGTAAACGATATGTTGAGCCGTGAGAATAAAAAAGGTGAGCTGTTCAAGCAAATGAACAAAGTTCAGACGCAACTCGCCACGAAATTTGAATTTGAAAAAACCAAAACCGGCGCATACGTCAACAAAGGTTACCGCGTTGTACGTTTGGTACCAAACTAAAAACATAAATGAGGAGTGATCAATGATGATTGATTAGCCGAAACTTGTCAATTATCAAGTATCGATCTGAGGAGGAAGTGAATTTGGAAAAGTCGCTTTAACTGTCGTTTATCAATTATCAATCATCAAACATAAATATGAAAGCACTTGTATTTCCTGGGCAGGGTTCCCAATTTGTCGGGATGGGAAAAGAATTGTTTGATTCCCGGAAAGATATCAAAGATTTAATGGAATCTGCCAATGAAATTTTAGGTTTCGACATCCTTTCCATCATGTTCAAAGGAACTGATGAAGACCTAAAAAAAACAGAGGTGACTCAACCTGCCATCTTCATCCATTCTGTAGCGGCTTTGAAGGCAGTGAACGGATTCGGAGCAGGAATGGTTGCAGGACATTCTCTCGGAGAATTTTCAGCTTTGGTTGCAAACGGAGTTCTTACTTTCGAGGATGGTTTAAAACTGGTTTCCGCGCGCGCAAAAGCAATGCAGGAAGCTTGTGACGCCAATCCAAGTTCCATGGCGGCAATTTTGAATCTTCCCGATGAAGTGGTTGAGCAAATTTGTGCAGAAACTCCCGGAATTGTAGTTCCTGCAAATTACAATTGTCCCGGTCAATTGGTGATTTCAGGTGAAACTGAAGCTGTTCAAACGGCTTGTGAGAAAATGAAGGAAGCGGGAGCAAAACGTGCACTGATTCTTCCCGTAAATGGTGCTTTTCACTCGCCTTTAATGCAGCCTGCGCAAGAAAAATTAGCGGAAGCCATCAACAAAACCAAATTCTATAAACCAACTATGGATGTTTATCAAAACATTACCACTGTTGCGGTTTCTGATCCCGAAGAAATCAAAAAGAATCTGATTGCGCAATTGACAGGTCCTGTAAAATGGACTCAATCCGTTCAAAACATGATTAAAAAAGGGGCGACAACCTTCGTGGAAGTTGGTCCCGGAAAAACTTTGCAGGGATTGATTAAGAAAATCGATGCGGAAGTGGCGGTTTCTTCTGCGGTTTAAATTTTTGCTTGAAATTTATAATATCAATAGGAACGGACTTTAGTCCGTTTTTTTTGAATCAACCATTCATTTGGTTTTAGCCAAAATTTATTTTAATACTTTTGAAATAAATATATTCCATTCAAACCTTGTTGCCATGGATTTCGAATCTTCAAATAAAATCTTTTCGCCAGGAAAATTATTGCTCACGTCAGAATATGTTGTTCTTGATGGAGCTTTAGCTTTCGCTGTACCAACAAAATTGGGGCAGGAATTTTTTTTCGAGGAAATTGAGGATGAAAAATCATTAATTTCCTGGTACGCATTTCATCAGGAAAAACCTTGGTTGAATGCTGAAATTGATTATCAAAATTGGCGAATTTTAGATGCCAACATTCCCGATGCGGCGGAATTTATTCTCAAAGTTTTTAAGCAAATTCAGCAATTGTCTTCAATAAAGTTTAAGGAAAATCATTCTTATTATTTAAGAACAAATCTTCAGTTTCCGTCCAATTTTGGTTTGGGAAGCAGCTCCACTTTAATGACGAATCTTGCAGAATGGGCAGAAATTGACGCTTTTCAACTCAACGAACTTTGTCTCGGCGGAAGTGGTTATGACATTGCGGTTGCTAAAGAAAAGGCGGCAATTCTTTACCAAAATTCAAACTCCAAAAGAAAGATTGAGAAAATTTACTTTAATCCTGTTTTCAAAAACGAACTGATTTTCATTCATTTGAACCAAAAACAAGACAGCCGTGAAGGAATAAACCTTTATCGCTCCAAAACAAAATCACCTGAATTAATTAGTGATTTCTCTGAACTGACAAAAGAAGTTATTCAATGTAATGAATTAGAAAAATTTTCAGAATTAATCCAAATTCACGAACAAAAACTTTCCCATTTTCTTGGAATTCAAACTTCCAAAGAAAAATGTTTTGAAGAATGTCCTGTTTTCATCAAAAGTCTTGGAGCGTGGGGCGGAGATTTTGTGATGAGCCGTAAATTTGCCGGTTTTCAAGAGTATTTTTTGGGGAAAGGTTTCTCCACGGTTTTTGAATGGAGTGATTTAATTGATTGATTTTCAATCATTAACAACTTTTCTTTTTTCTTGCAAATTCTGACCAATATCAGTAATTTTAAGACTGCTTTAATGACCATTATTGCTTAAATTTGTTTTTTAAAAATCAGAAATAAAATAGTCGTTATGAAGAACATCAAAATCATTCAGCAGTTACATGATTTAGGAATAACCGGTTATCAGGAAGTGGTTTACAATCCTACTTACGAAGAACTTTACAAAGCGGAAATGTCCACCAAAAATCAAGGTTTCGAAAAAGGTGCTGTTACCGAATCGGGTGCAGTTGCCGTAAAAACAGGGATTTTTACAGGTCGTTCGCCAAAAGACAGATTCATTGTAAAAGATGACATCACCAAAGATACTATCGATTGGGGAAGCGTGAACTTGCCGACAACTCCTGAAATTTTTGAAAGCTGTAAAAAATTGGTTTTGAAACAACTTTCTTCATCAAAAAAGTTATATGTTGTTGATGCGTTTTGTGGAACCAATCCGGATACAAGATTGAAAGTGAGATTCGTGATGGAAGTTGCGTGGCAAGCACATTTTGTAACGAACATGTTCATTCGTCCATCAATTTATGAATTAGAGCATTTTGGAGAGCCTGATTTCATCGTGATGAACGGTTCAAAAACCACAAATCCTGATTGGAAGGAGCAAGGTCTCAATTCTGAAAACTTTGTGATGTTCAACCTTACCGAAAAAATGCAGATTATTGGCGGAACTTGGTACGGTGGAGAAATGAAGAAAGGAATGTTTGCCATGATGAATTATTATCTTCCGTTGAAAGGAATGGCTTCGATGCACTGTTCTGCAAACGTAGGTGAAGACGGTGACGTTGCGTTATTTTTCGGACTTTCAGGAACGGGCAAGACAACACTTTCAGCCGATCCAAAAAGATACTTAATCGGCGACGACGAACACGGATGGGACGAACACGGAGTTTTCAATTATGAAGGTGGATGTTACGCAAAAGTAATCGACTTGACGGAAGAAAAAGAACCGGATATTTACAGAGCAATCCGTAGAGATTCACTTCTTGAAAATGTTGTTGTAAACGAATACGGAGAAGCTGA
Encoded proteins:
- the pckA gene encoding phosphoenolpyruvate carboxykinase (ATP), yielding MKNIKIIQQLHDLGITGYQEVVYNPTYEELYKAEMSTKNQGFEKGAVTESGAVAVKTGIFTGRSPKDRFIVKDDITKDTIDWGSVNLPTTPEIFESCKKLVLKQLSSSKKLYVVDAFCGTNPDTRLKVRFVMEVAWQAHFVTNMFIRPSIYELEHFGEPDFIVMNGSKTTNPDWKEQGLNSENFVMFNLTEKMQIIGGTWYGGEMKKGMFAMMNYYLPLKGMASMHCSANVGEDGDVALFFGLSGTGKTTLSADPKRYLIGDDEHGWDEHGVFNYEGGCYAKVIDLTEEKEPDIYRAIRRDSLLENVVVNEYGEADYKDNSITENTRVSYPIYHISKIVLPSKAGHAKKIVYLSADAFGVLPPVSILNEDQAQYHFLCGYTSKLAGTERGITEPQPSFSPAFGEAFLTLHPTMYSKTLIGKMKEHGAKAYLVNTGWNGTGKRISLKDTRAIIDAIIDGSIDTAERTTIPILNLEVPTVLPNVSEGILDPRQTYKDASEWETKARDLGARYVENFKQYCDTEEGKRLVAAGPQL